In the genome of Corticium candelabrum chromosome 18, ooCorCand1.1, whole genome shotgun sequence, the window tctgtctagctgtctgtctgctcactTTGTTTCTCGTGTATTTCATATTGATATTTGCGTTCTTAGTTTCCTCAGAATGGCGAGCTTCTTCTTCGCCGTCTTATCTATCAGTTTAGGCGTTCATTTAGAAGAAACAACAAGGTATTTCAATGACTCTCCATCAGTCTGAGTAACAGTTACTTGATTTCTATGTCTAGCCTCTTTGCCTTTCTTCGGCTACCTTTATTGCTCATTTGGTCAATCAACAAGTGGTATGTGGTGTCTTTCAATACTCTAGCATTAGACTGGCATTGAGACTAACTAATAGCCTGATGGGCAAACGAAACAGTCAGATGAGCTAAGATAGGTGACAAtcaaatggacagacggatagaaagagagacagacacccTGACTTGACTTTTCAGTTTGTAAGCTAATGATGTTAACAAGTGAGTCAGTTAGTGGTTACAAAttcgtgttgtgttgtgctcCATTTTTCAAAGAAAATAAACGTACTTACAGCTTCTATTAAACATTCTTAAATCCTATTGTTTATCATGTGTGCATATTTAGGCTCATGAGGTGCTGGCACTCGAGCTTCTTACGCTCTTACTAGAGACTCCAACCGACGACAGTGTTGAGATTGCTGTTGCTTTTCTGAAAGAGTGTGGACTCAAGTTGACGGAGGTCACATCACGAGGAGTCCACTGTATGaagttttgtgttgtttgtgtcgtACCGTATGCAATTAGCTGTGATGTTTATTGTTTACTATATTGACAATCTATGTatgatgtttgtgtggtgtaCTAATGGTGATGTACGCGTTCTAGTCGTGTTTGAACGCATTCGTGGAATTCTGACGGAGGCAACGATTGATAAACGTGTGCAGTACATGATTGACGTACTGTTTGCAGTCAGGAAAGACAAGTATAAGGTGCAGGATTATCTAAGTAGTTTCTATGTGAGTTGTGGTGTTGTGAGTGAGTGTTGTCGTGTGACAGGATTATCCGGCTGTCATCTCGGAGCTGGACTTGGTCGAAGAGTCCGAACAAGTCACACATCTGTTGACACTGGAAGATGATGGCGACCCTGAGGATCACTTGAGTATgtgaaacacaacaacacaaacaaataggcagacaaatagacagacaaatggacagacaaatagacagacaaatggacagacaaatggacagacaaatagacagacatggacagacaaatgggcagccaagtaaacatacaaatggacagacaaaaaatgggcagacaagtaaacagacaaatagacagacaaacagacagacaaatggacagacaaatagacagacaaatggacagacaaatagacagacaactggacagacaaatgggcagccaactaaacagacaaatggacagacaaaaaatgagcagacaagtaaacagacaaatagatagacaaacagacagacaaatagacaggcaaatggacagacagatagacagacaaatagatcaATAGAAAACAGAGCTTGTTGCTAGAGTTCATAGAAAGAATGAAACAAGTTGTGTGTATGGCATGAATACACATTGTTCCCTCATTTGTAGGCAAATGTTTTGTTTAGATGTGTTCAAGTTTGATCCAGAATATCTTGAGAATGAAGAGAAATACAAGACTATCAAAGCTGGTGACTGTTAGTTGTACTGCTTGACCTGCTGTATGAATATAGCATTTCTCTTGTAGACATCTTGGGAGAGGGAGCATCAGATGAGTCAGGCAGTGGTGAAGAAAGTGAAGAggaagatgatgatggtaaGCTGTTGATATTAGTGAtactgactgtttgtctatatatGTGTTTGATGATTCTAGACGAAGaacaaacaactgaaattACTGAtgcaacacagacaaacattatGGGTTTGAGAAGGACTGTGTACCTGACAATCATGTCAAGGTGAGTTGAATGGAGTAAAtgtaaatagacagacagacagacagacaggcagacgtgcgcgcgtgcacacacacacacacacacacactgatagacagacaagcacacagaaacacaagccagacagactgacagacagactgatcgACCGACCGaccaacagactgactgatgcacacacacacacacacacacacacacacacacacacacacacacacacacacacacacacacacacacacacacacacacacacacacacattcattatGTAGAGAAGTTTTGCACGAAGAGATTTCAGTGAAAGCCTGGTTGTTCAGTTCGTACACTCACTCTCACGAAACCGAGTTCTTGCTGATGGactgagcacacacacacacacacacacacacacacacacacacacacacacacacacacacacacacacacacacacacacacacacacacacacacacacacacactgacagacagacaggcacacagaacacagacagacagactgacagacagacagactgacagacagacacagacagacagacacactgacaaacagacagacagacagacagacaattcaattcaactgcaacgttgcaatgcgaGTGTgttgtaattattatgtagtggactttaggtttgcttttagagtttgatggaaatttcattgtaatggaaatatataacagacaaacagacagacagacagacagacagacagacagacagacagacccacagacacacagaccttGGGTGTGCATCTTGTCTTGATGTTTAGAGAAACTGTAAGTGTAGTGACAATTGGCATACTTGTAAATTGGTATAACAAATGTTTGTAcacaatttaaaattattttaaatattgtttattatataTTCATGTTATACTTACCCTGAGTGACTGACACTCACATGTATGTGTCTGATTGCCAAATGACACGATGACAAGCCATAGTGTATATTTTGAACTCACACAGTAGTCTATATATGATGACACTTCTCAATACACATATGTATATGTCATGTTTAGTGTTGACTATGAAGAGTGTGCTCACAAAATGGTAAAGATGCAACTAAAGCCTGGACAGGAGGTTAGTGTAGAGCTGTGAGGGTATCCCTATAGTACACGTGGAAGGCTTGTATTTccaataaaattatttttggtGATTTTGTAGGGTGAAGTGTGTTTTATGATCATTGAGTGTTGCAGTCAAGAAAGATCGTTTCTCAAGTTTTATGGGTTGTTGGCTGAGGTGAGAAAGAGTGCTGGTAGGTGTACGTGTGGTTGACCATTTCTTTGTTAGAGATTCTGTCGAATTGACAAGTCATATGAAGAGCAATTTACTGCGTGTTTTCAAGAGCAGGTCTTGTAGCTTTAAAGTGCTTTCTGTTAATCCATTAGGCCTGTCTGTTCATAATATGATTGACCATCTGcgtgtccatttgtttgtctatttctctgtctgtctgtctgtctgtctgtctgtctgtctgtctgtctgtaagaaagctatctaggctttcattgaattgtttggatggacaagacaagctagagatggacaaagccattcatagttctattcattaattaaaatgaagaacagtaggaaagtagaacttttagtactgcagcaagtgatgtaagtagtgacgtttgatgacaataaaacaaatctgtctgtctgtctgtctgtctgtctgtctgtctgtctgtctgtctgtctgtctctgtctgtctgtctgtctgtctgtctctttacttctttgtctatttgtacGTCTGTTGCTGGTTTATccgtttgtctatttgtctgtttgtttgtttggttggttggttgactatgtttatttgttttttacttgtttgtttgcttgcctgttaTTCTTTCTGTCTATGTCAACTTTCCATACTGTCTGTACCATTTTACATGCAAAGTTGTGACTGTTTTGTTAtctcttgtttgctgttgtgtatCATACATTGGTTCTCTTGTCACAGTATGAGACTATCCATCGTTTGGAGACGAACAAGCTCCGCAACATTGCCAAGCTATTTGCTCATCTCTTCTACACAGATGCCATTCCTTGGACTTGCCTTGTCTGTGTTCATCTCAACGAAGATGAAACTACTTCCTCCaggtttacacacacacacacacacacacacacacacacacacacacacacacacacacacacacacacacacacacacacacacacacacacacacacacacacaaacacacacaccacacacacacacacacacacaccgttaCTGTATATGTTAGGCAAAACGTTGAATAAAACTCAACCATTTGTCTATTGTAGTCGCATATTCATCAAGATATTGTTCCAAGAGATTGCTGAGTTTTTAGGACTCCCTAAGCTTAACGAACGCTTGAAAGACCCGTAtgttactgtttgtgtatggTTTGTATGTCAAGTGGTATGAGCTGTGTTTAGGACACTGAGTGCATACTTTGAAGGTTTGCTGCCTCGTGATAATCCGAGGAATACTCGTTTTAGTATCAATTTCTTTACGTCTATTGGATTGGGTGGTTTGACGTATGGAGTTCtgatttcttttgtttgtttatgtttgatTGGTTGGTTGTTTAGTGATGAGTTGAGGGAGCATTTGAAGTCTGCGCCGAAGATGATTATGTCACAGCAGAGAAATGTGGAGTCTTCAGATTCGAGTTCAGGTTCAGGGTCATCTGGCAGTGATTCTTCAAGCTCGGATGATAGTGACTCAGGTTGGATTGGTTGAATAGAGGATTGTGCTGTATTGTTTGACATATATGAAGGCAAATTGGTTTACGAATTTTACACTTACTGAATTGATCCTTCTGGAGCTTTATAATGTTTGGTGTCTGTATGCTGTGTAAaccgtgcgtgcgtgcgtgcgtgcgtgcgtgcgtgtgtgtgtgtgtgtgctcttaataattaacaaGTGTTTGACTGAAGGAGTTAAAGAACCAGTTATCAATCTGACTCcagtttatgtttgtgttttgatgTATTGTTTGTAGTTAGTTGTTGCTCTTGTCATTTATAGACTCAGATGGCTcagaagaagacagaagacgTCATCAAATAGAGTAAATATTACCAGCAGCAGAAACAAACTTTAACATAATAGACACTCTGTTATTGATGTAGACGAGGCAGAAGGCACAGACCTGAAGCCTCTACAAGATCCAGAAACGACAGAGAAGAGGAAAGACGTAGAGAACACCACAGAGATGACAGAAGGGGAAGGGACGACGACCGCGCTAGACGTGAAGGGACACGCGATGAAAGAagaagcaacaacaaagacagaagTGAGAGAGACAGTCCAAGGAGAGATCGTCGAGAGAGAGAAAGGGACGACCGACGAAGAGACGAGAAACGAGGACGGGAGAGAAGAAGAGGCGATAGTGATGAGAGGACAGAGAGAAGAGACACACGGTACGGAAGAGGACGAGATGATTGAATTAAATAACTAGATTTGAATACTCACATTACAGAACAATCACAATATGTGATCACATGTAGATGCAAGTAAGGGGCAATGGGACCATAAGTTTGCAGTCTCTTACCAAAATGTATACATTTTAAGTCAAAGTCAGTAGTTTATATAGTGGGAGTTCTCGACCACCTCGACAAACAAAGTTGTTGTTGACATGACTGCTAGACTGTACATAGTTAGTTTGCAAGTTgcagtgtttgttgttgtatttagttgttgtCTATAACTAAAGATACTACAACTTGCAAACTAATTGTATACACTCTAGCAGTCGTACAAGTTGTAGTCGAGATGGTCCAGAATCCCCACTATGTATTAAGACTTGAGGagggtatatatatataatatatataatatatatatatatatatatatatatatatatatatatatatatatattatacaaaTTCATCACAGCTTGAGTGACACTTGTGCGTATAGGTTACCgacagcatgcatgtgtttgtagtATATGTCCCCACATGAAGTATGAATTTGAACGCAAAGGGAGCAAGACTTCCTTCCGACTTTGTCTTTTGCGATTCAATGGTGACTGAGAGTCTAGATGACTTGGCTATTAGTGTTTTATACAACTTTATGTTGCTATCAGTAGACTATGGTGTCACTTTCCGTTTTATTAACGTTCAAGACTGATAAATCAGGCGACAGTATTTTTCACTGTTAGTTGCTATGTACACGTATGTCACATAATGTGCAATGTGAAGGATATGCATAGGCAGGATTGATCAGTGCTTTACGTTGTACTTACTGTTGGACTCAATTGCCGTGCACAGTCAGCGGCTGAGACCAAGGAACAAGAATTTTCAAGAGCACTGGTTGCATGATAACCTATTTTGTCACAGTTGAAGACAGTGCAATGACTTGAAGTGTATACAATCAGATCTCACTAAGTTTCTGTTGTCAAGTCAACACGCTGGTTTCTATGGCTGCTAACGCAGTTGCAGAGATTAATATGCAGGTGACTAAGAGTGTATGTCTACAATGCACAGAGTAATGCACAGACGTGACTTTAAAGTTTCGGCTGCCTAGCAGCGAGTCGATTACTGATTTCTGAATTTGGTgtctatgacgtcacaatctTAGTAGGAATGTGACGATGTAGCAACGAGTGCTAACTCTTCTCGGTAATCTGTCTATACGCTGCCCGTGTTGAACGATGGTGCAGGAATGGAAAACAGCGCGGAAGGAAATCGAAGATATTTTGCGATTGAATGAACGAACTGCGATCACCATTACTGACGGTATTCAGGTGGGTGGCTAGAGATGCGTGCGTTAGCTGTGAGTCGAAAAGTAATTCGGTTGTCGGTTGATGTGTATGTCGTAGGTTCAGCACAAACTGAGAATTCAACATGCAATACGCTCACTCGCTTTCTCTTCGTCGCTTACTAAAGGTGCGTTGTAGGGAGGTGCACGTGagtgcgtgggcgtgtgtaCGTTGGGAGTGTCTGTTCTTTAGTTTGCCTGTCCGCGTGTGGTTTGTTCAcattttctctgtttgtttgtttgtttgtctgtttgtttgctgtctgtttttgtttgtttgttgttgttttttgttttttgttgtttgtttgttttttgtttgtttttgtttgtttgttttttgtttgtttttgtttgtttgttttttgtttgttttttgtttgtttattgtttgtttatagtttgtttgtttgtttgttgtttgttttttgtttgttgtttgtttgttgtttgtttttggttggtttttgttgtttgttgttttttttttttttttatttcttttttttttttgctttttgttgtttgtttgttgtttgtttttgtttgtttgttgtttctttgctgtttgtttttgtttgtttgtttgtttgtttttgtttgtttgttgtttgttttttttgtttttttttgttgttgtttgtttgttgtttgtttgttttttgtttgtttgttgttgttttattgtttttttgttgtttgtttgtttttgtgtttgtttgttgtttgtttttgtttgtttgttttttgtttgttttttgtttgtttttgtttgtggtttgtttgcttgtttgttttttgttgtttgttttggtaACCGCGAGTCCGAGTTAGCTAAACAAAGTAGAGTTCTAAAATTTCTAGGGCAAAACAATGATCTTTGCGTTGCACATTATGGCACCGCGAGCGCCAACCATTTTGGCGTATGGAAAATCGGATTGGCTGTGAAATACGTCAGGTTGGACATTTACAGTCAATCGACGCAGCACAGCGAGAATGCAAAATTACATGAATATATATGTTATAGACTGACCACTCACTACGTCATTTCTCGTCTCATCTGCGTTAGACGATTGAAGCGAAGAGTATGTAAACACTTTAATCACCAATAGGCGACATTctattatctgtttgtcacatTTCTATCTAGATGTTTGTTGGCTATTGTAACGACCTTAGTTTGCGAGTATTCGATACTCGATTGGAAGAGTTGTCGGCGTGTGAAGTTTCCAGCACTGTCTTGTGGTTTGCGTGGGATTTAGTCGAGTGAGCACGTTTCTTTGTTATACTGATTGTTTTGTGTCTTTTGTCTTGTAGTTTCGCATACAGTAATCGTATGGACGAGTTGATATCCGGCGGAATGGGATGTGTACACGTGTGGAActtcggactacaagtaggtCATGATGGATGTTTTGTAACGTTACATTTGATCACAACGGTGCGTGTCTCTGCACGTGACTGTGTTTGATAGTCAACGGGTACGTGCAGAGACACACCGTGTACGAGACTACATGCacagtttgttgtttacttTCTCACTTAGTTAATGTCAATAGTAGCCACCTATGCGTACTGTACCATGCGTGGTGACGGTATTGAGTAGGTGATTTGCGTCACTCTATTGGCTGGTTGTAGTAGCCCCTAGAAGGAAGTTGGGACTTTCTGTATACATATTATCTGTTTTTATAACTTTTTATAAAAAGAcagcagggccggatccagagcgggggttcagggggttgaaacccctcttttcaaataggcgtggttcaataattttatataatttcattagaaaagagaaaattagtaatgctataagtAACccctaacggtgaaccccctctttcaaaaaatTCCTGAATCCGGCGCTGGACAGTACTATAATAGTAGGCAGCTGGAACGAGAACGCTTCTGTGTAACTCTTGCATGCAAACGTCAAATCCTCTAAATATCAAGAAAACGCTACAGGCCCGGATTGATCTATCTGTAGTCTAATAACTCTTCTAGCTATATAGTGTCTGGCGTAGATAGTAGAGTGTCCGACTGTTATTAGTGAGGGGCACAGACCAATTAATCATTTTGCAGAAATGCACTTAGAGCGAAATTTTAGGAATCAACAGCAAATGTCCCGGCGTTACAGTATCCTTATATATTTGAACAGGTAATCACAATGCTACAGATTTGCTTCATCTTGCATCAGCCGGTTGCAGTAGCCCGTGCAGTAGACGTTATTGTGTTATGGGTGGTCAGGAAACGTGTTAACTAGGAGATAAGTACAGAGCTCCTTGACACACTGTTTGACTTGTACAGTTACCGAGTACCACACGTTATTGCTATCTGTTTCAATATCGAGTTGTTTTTGCTTAGTAATTAGCAGCTAGGTGTAACTTCtttcacatgcacacgcagAAAGTATAGCATGCGTGCCTAGTTAAGCAGACATTGTCAAGAAACATACACATCATCAACATAAGAGATGCAGCAAACATTGCAAACACAACCACTTGTaagatttcaaattttaaaataacaGCGCCAAAAGCTAAGTCAACTAGCAGTCCACATAAATATTCGTTATGGTATGAAGTGTGATTGTTTTATACGTGTTTCGtgtttctctctttctgtaCTATATGTCTCAGTCTGGTACCGTAGGAGTGGTGTACCTGTAATAGGCAagattaaattattattattattgctatttgttattattggtattattcattatttaaatCACACCTCCGTAGTTAGACTTAGAAGAGGTAGATTTTCTCTGTCGTCGTCATAAGGTGGCCTGTCAGGAGGAGGAGGAATATAGGGTGTGGGTAGAGGAGGAGGAGCAGGAGGTCTCCGAGCAGGAGGTCTCGGCGTGACACGTTCATTAGGTCTGATTGGAGTAGCAGGACGAATCCACGAGATCTGTCTACCTGTGAATTGTGATGGTAACATAACTGGGGTGACATATGCAGACTGAGGAACAGGCAGTGGAGGTCGGCCACTTCGGCTATCGATGGCAACATAACCAGTGATTTGTGATGAAGGGTGCAATGGCACAGAACTAATAATTATTGGAAAATATGTATGGAGGATACGTCCTTTAGGAACGAGAATTGCTACTTCCACATAGTAATCACGAGCCAACACGCTGCAAGTGTCTAGAGTCTCAGGTAGAGGAGGCACGTCAATGGTTGTATTGGGGCACTCCTGTCGTTCTCCTGGAAGAATAACTTCTGTTACTATTTGCTCGAGTGTTTTCGCATACCGTCTAACGCATCTGCTATTCGGAAGAAGAGAAATAAGGCAGATAAGACGAACTCGCATACCACTCAACTGTCTACCACTGTGATTCTCAGCTACTGCAGACACAATGATCGTCTCACCAGAACAGTAACCGATCCGATCAACACTAGCAGAGAGAGCGAGTGGGCCAGAcgagcagcaacagcagcctCGCTGTTTTTCATTCTCTCTTCTCATCGAGCGGAGGATAGCcccggtattccagactgctttctgcacgtgatgggaggaagGGTGGGAGGAGTGCTGATACTAATGATGCTgctctcctcccactctcccctcccatcacgtgtagaaagcagtctggaataccgaggctaagCGGAGGAGAGCAAACTtcacaaatctaaagcagatctaaatctaaatacaaattcagaTTGTCATACACCCAGATGTGTGTCTCTTTCGTGAGCTGCCGTACATCCTGGTAATCATTCGCCAAGTTCTTTAGTTAGACGTCGCTAAACCTGTTGATATGATTGTGAGACACCAAGATGGTTGAGGTCTGtaattgcttgttttcctGTACCGCGAGCAAACAAGCATGTAGGCTGTTAGGAGTGCAATCCCACTGCTTTGGCGATCTCAGAACTTCAGTGCCACAGTGCCGGTGATGAGAGCCTGTAGACGTGTGCTGTCGGCATCCTCGTTGGCTTTCCCTTTGACCAGCGCTTGCAAGATGCCAAACAAATGAGGGCTTTGACGACGCATCGTGTCTTCGATGTCTTTCACGGAGAAACGGCGTAAATCTTACCACGAAACAGGCCCTCGACCAAGAGAGCGGCAGTCGGACTCCCGTAAACGTTCGATCTATCTCGGACGACAGAGTCGTATCTACTAATTGCCAATTGATTGGCGTCTCCGCATAATCTCTTGAGACATGTTGCTTCGCTGGAGTTGGACAAGTCCCACTTGCTTGATTCGAATCTTGTCGATTTCTCCTTGTGACATCTACAGGTCAAACAGGCActctgcacgtgcacaccTCTTGTACGCAGTGCGTATCTTACTTGCATAAGGCGAGGGGTGATTCCGCAAGTCTGAAACGTCAGTAGAATGTGCTATAACTCCAACAGAGACCGGTGCGAAGGCAATACCAACGTAGACGTATGTTCTGGTGGCATGGTCCATCCTGTGGCGAGCTTCCGGGAAAGCTTGTCTCACAATACGAGCCACCTCGACGTGACTGATATTAGCttaaaattggtccaacaaaatctgctaGACGTAACTAACAGGGACGCGCCTGAACGCGGTGCTCTGGCAGATACAGGGATCAGGACCCGTCGCAGCCTTTTGAAAAAGAGAGgctttaccttcacgtactCGTGTGGCTCGACAGGTATCTAGAAGGTCTAGGCGCGCGCGAATGCACTTGCACTTACCATTGAGACCGCTCTTCTCGAAAGTCCTTCTCTGGTCGCACTCTCACGGACGAGGACGCCATCAACAAGTTATCGGCACGTAATGGCTTAGTGGCtctataattgttgtgtacttagtctttctaattgtgtaatCATGCATTACAAAAGCCCTCCTACGGAAACCATCATGCTAA includes:
- the LOC134193762 gene encoding uncharacterized protein LOC134193762, encoding MVQEWKTARKEIEDILRLNERTAITITDGIQVQHKLRIQHAIRSLAFSSSLTKGQNNDLCVAHYGTASANHFGVWKIGLAVKYVRLTTHYVISRLICVRRLKRRMFVGYCNDLSLRVFDTRLEELSACEVSSTVLCFAYSNRMDELISGGMGCVHVWNFGLQSTGTCRDTPCTRLHAQFVVYFLT
- the LOC134194364 gene encoding uncharacterized protein LOC134194364, encoding MRRENEKQRGCCCCSSGPLALSASVDRIGYCSGERQECPNTTIDVPPLPETLDTCSVLARDYYVEVAILVPKGRILHTYFPIIISSVPLHPSSQITGYVAIDSRSGRPPLPVPQSAYVTPVMLPSQFTGRQISWIRPATPIRPNERVTPRPPARRPPAPPPLPTPYIPPPPDRPPYDDDRENLPLLSLTTEVHHSYGTRLRHIVQKERNTKHV